A part of bacterium genomic DNA contains:
- a CDS encoding lipopolysaccharide biosynthesis protein RfbH, translating to MSHSEQELRKKIVGLVKEYHDVAFAPRPFAPGVSPIPVSGKVFDHLEIEYLIDSSLDFWLTTGRFAEEFEKKFADFFNLRFARLVNSGSSANLLALAALTSP from the coding sequence ATGAGTCATTCTGAGCAAGAGCTTCGAAAAAAGATTGTGGGACTTGTAAAGGAATATCACGATGTAGCCTTTGCGCCGAGACCATTTGCTCCAGGGGTTAGTCCAATACCAGTTTCTGGTAAAGTATTTGATCATCTTGAAATAGAATATCTCATCGATTCAAGCCTGGATTTCTGGCTTACCACGGGCCGCTTTGCAGAGGAATTTGAGAAAAAATTCGCGGATTTTTTTAATCTCCGATTTGCGAGACTGGTAAATTCAGGATCGAGTGCTAACCTGCTTGCTCTAGCGGCACTTACCTCCCCTT